The Tautonia plasticadhaerens nucleotide sequence ATGACGGATCGTCGGTTCGAGATGGAGTCGGCGCTCCGGGCCGCGGTGGCCGAGCGGGTCGGCGAGTCGCGGTTCGGGCTCTGGTTCGGCGACGGCGTCCGACTGGGCGTCGACGGCGACGCGCTGACCGTCGGCGTGCCGAACCGGTTCTTCCGGGACTGGATCAAGGGGAAATACGCCGGGGAGCTGGCCTCGGTGGGGGAGGCGGTGTCCGGCCGTCGCCTGGAGCTGGCCTTCGAGGTGGCCGACGAGCTGGAGCCGGGGGTCGACGAGGTCTCGCCTTCCCCCGAGGGGCCGCCGCCCGACGACCGTCGCCGGGGGCCGACCGTGCCGATCGCCTTGCCGTCGAGCCCGGGCGGATGGCCGTCCCCGTCGCCGTCGCCCGGCCCCCCGGTCGACCGGCCGAGGTCTCGCCGGGGGCGGCCGCTGCGGCGGCTCGAGGAGTTTGTCGCCGGCCCCGGCACCCGGCTGGCGCTGGCCGCCTGCGGGGAGATGGCCGAGGCGGTGGGGGCGACGTTCAACCCGCTGGTCGTGCACGGCGGCGTCGGCCTGGGCAAGACCCACCTGCTGGAAGGGGTGGCCCAGGCCGTCTCCCGGCGGCACCCCGGCGCCCGGGTCGTGCACCAGACGGCCGAGGCGTTCACCAACGGCTTCCTCGAATCGATGCGCAGCGGCACCCTGAACGCCTTCCGGAGCCGTTCCCGATCCGCCGACGTGCTCATCCTGGATGATGTG carries:
- the dnaA gene encoding chromosomal replication initiator protein DnaA, with translation MTDRRFEMESALRAAVAERVGESRFGLWFGDGVRLGVDGDALTVGVPNRFFRDWIKGKYAGELASVGEAVSGRRLELAFEVADELEPGVDEVSPSPEGPPPDDRRRGPTVPIALPSSPGGWPSPSPSPGPPVDRPRSRRGRPLRRLEEFVAGPGTRLALAACGEMAEAVGATFNPLVVHGGVGLGKTHLLEGVAQAVSRRHPGARVVHQTAEAFTNGFLESMRSGTLNAFRSRSRSADVLILDDVHFLAAKRATQDEFQHAFDALVSSGAAVVLASDQHPRLIPKLTDELATRLLGGMVVKLEAPDPTTRRAILKAKAASRGVDLPDAVAAYIADHLRASVRELEGALHSVLAHAGLTGKRLDLDLARSALRDTIRHTAQAIALKDIERAVSTLFDLPAEGLKSDSRARAVTHPRMLAMYLARKHTGAAYSEIGRYFGGRNHSTVISAEKKVRCWLADEQRQSLLAGFETVGDVLAAVERSLGT